One Purpureocillium takamizusanense chromosome 1, complete sequence genomic window carries:
- a CDS encoding uncharacterized protein (EggNog:ENOG503P50C), with the protein MAPKRPLEAADTESASKKPKRGFRVGPDNLPDGPWRRKVTKIKKDLIHKAKVKKEYAKIKSQEQQQRQKTAVRQDGSDDADADSHHDTDTAALKDRKETQASEETDADAEKMHPTRELMLRDEEKAQVGAGSAVAEDGQGLSDGMRRRTRRPGYYDKQLQKADQARAEAEERAREAQRRREERERKLAERQRFKKAMAKTRGRDGKKKLGRESTILLDKVKRLVSERQ; encoded by the exons ATGGCTCCGAAGCGgccgctcgaggccgccgacacaGAGTCTGCCTCCAAAAAGCCTAAGCGCGGTTTCAGAGTAGGGCCCGACAATCTGCCAGacgggccgtggcgacgaaAAG TCACCAAAATTAAAAAGGACCTCATCcacaaggccaaggtcaagAAGGAGTACGCAAAGATTAAGTCGCaggagcaacagcagcggcaaaAGACAGCAGTCAGGCAAGACGGCtccgatgacgccgacgcggacaGCCATCATGACACGGACACCGCCGCACTGAAGGACCGAAAGGAGACGCAGGCCTCGGAGGAGACGGATGCAGATGCTGAGAAAATGCACCCCACGCGCGAGCTCATGCTCAGGGACGAGGAGAAAGCAcaggtcggcgccggcagcgcagtcgccgaggacgggcagggccTCAGCGATGGGATGCGCCGTAGGACGAGACGCCCCGGCTACTACGATAAGCAGCTGCAAAAGGCGGACCAGGCccgcgccgaagccgaggagcgcGCAAGGGAggctcagcgccgccgcgaggagcgcgagagGAAGCTGGCGGAAAGGCAGCGCTTCAagaaggccatggccaagacgCGAGGCAGggacggcaagaagaagcttGGGCGAGAGAGCACGATACTGCTCGACAAGGTGAAGAGGCTTGTCTCCGAGCGGCAGTGA
- a CDS encoding uncharacterized protein (COG:S~EggNog:ENOG503NV5I), which translates to MPIFQADLDHERCSHRPDPEPIDIRPLSPSFRRLSEESLRTELCEGPILDSPPYPSTPSRNSGDGAVFDRTDLIERLKRGENSAWIPSRQFESVVGTSTNTAHVCKSSRSSSHSSGLLPPAQITPEKDRTTKIYPDERLQDGLSIERPRSALHSGDFTHEEGRDEGQHSRGITRQKFPRPAIQSPWVATSPPRDFSPFPFDHRASLQGTSPSIRPTASPLSSSLSSSFAYQPPTSPLVQSESNDELDLALERGAANLSVGFHSSRRHTLTSSHSSPFGSPSPRISMNSWTPLRRDGSLPYQAHQPRRSLNSTPSFLHPGSSPQTPLLRSRRPSFSSDASPIQHASMVGSYEESILRGRMSTTPSRPFDFLAQIGVLGKGKCKPTLRCPDHVTLQFAAVYYSYGSTPHGRSRSNDGPSPYVGQIDLENGLTNPEEESRLRRKVQSRYSERMPADADIEMTGSGPEVDQKRATKTKRRSGSPKRPPGGSYRIPEKGQIQLIIKNQNKTAVKLFLVPYDLTGMEPGTKTFIRQRSYSAGPIIDHVPNLSESDNMSRPMLRYLVHLHICCPSKGRYFLYKSIRVVFANCVPEGKEKLRNETTWPEPRFTPYKPIRVMHPPVSSTGPAAMLAAEKAFRRRSLGISFGGAASRVSFDILDGLDTNVHAGTGTAGGNTLPIEPIPFRLPTPHMRVSSDISDSTAMTAAGLRSPESSSHSRPSTKDSSGAVPWGASQYEKLNKGDAGYGGYSFNGSPTGSGSPVGTEGLLSQRLRSLGVKTKKAPQGSQDD; encoded by the exons ATGCCCATCTTCCAGGCCGATCTCGACCACGAGCGCTGCTCTCATCGCCCCGACCCCGAGCCCATCGACATCCGTCCGCTGTCTCCCAGTTTCAGGCGTCTTTCTGAGGAGAGTCTGCGCACTGAGCTTTGCGAAGGGCCCATCCTAGACAGTCCACCGTATCCGtcaacgccctcgaggaaCAGCGGCGATGGTGCAGTCTTCGATCGCACGGATCTCATTGAGCGGTTAAAGCGTGGCGAAAATTCGGCTTGGATTCCCAGTCGACAA TTCGAATCCGTCGTCGGAACATCCACCAACACCGCCCATGTCTGCAAAAGCTCTCGCTCCTCGTCCCACTCGTCCGGGCTCCTTCCGCCTGCCCAAATAACCCCGGAGAAGGACCGCACAACAAAGATATATCCAGATGAGCGGCTGCAAGATGGGCTGAGTATCGAGCGACCTCGCTCGGCACTGCACAGTGGAGACTTTACGCACGAGGAaggacgagacgagggcCAGCACAGCCGTGGCATCACGAGACAAAAGTTCCCCCGGCCCGCGATCCAGAGCCCGTGGGTTGCTACGTCCCCTCCACGAGACTTTTCGCCCTTCCCTTTCGACCACAGGGCTTCTCTGCAAGGCACATCACCATCAATCCGGCCAactgcgtcgccgttgtcaTCCTCACTGTCCTCCAGTTTTGCCTACCAGCCTCCAACCAGCCCTCTCGTTCAGTCAGAGAGCAATGATGAGCTCGacctggccctcgagcgtggTGCCGCCAATTTGTCTGTGGGCTTCCATAGCTCCAGACGGCACACGCTTACCTCGTCTCACTCGTCGCCTTTCGGCTCCCCTTCGCCGCGGATATCCATGAACTCTTGGACCCCGCTGAGACGAGATGGATCCCTCCCTTACCAGGCGCATCAGCCTCGTAGATCCCTCAACTCAACGCCAAGCTTCCTCCACCCTGGCTCGTCACCGCAAACACCTCTGCtacggtcgaggcggccgtcttTCAGCTCGGATGCCTCTCCGATCCAGCACGCATCCATGGTTGGTTCGTATGAGGAAAGTATACTTCGGGGTCGTATGTCAACTACTCCCTCGAGGCCGTTTGACTTTCTGGCTCAAATAGGCGTCCTGGGCAAAGGAAAGTGCAAGCCTACCTTGCGTTGTCCAGACCATGTCACCCTGCAATTTGCTGCTGTATACTACAGTTACGGCAGTACCCCGCATGGGAGGTCGCGGTCTAACGACGGGCCCAGCCCGTACGTTGGCCAGATTGATCTCGAGAATGGCCTCACCAACCCCGAGGAAGAGTCCAGGTTGAGGAGAAAGGTTCAAAGCCGGTATTCCGAAAGGATGCCAGCAGATGCCGATATCGAGATGACTGGCTCTGGCCCCGAAGTGGATCAAAAGCGAGCAACCAAGACGAAGCGACGCTCGGGATCACCAAAGAGGCCACCTGGCGGTAGCTACCGCATTCCGGAAAAGGGACAAATCCAGCTCATCATCAAGAACCAGAACAAGACTGCCGTGAAACTGTTTTTGGTCCCTTACGATCTCACCGGGATGGAGCCGGGTACCAAGACATTTATACGACAGCGCAGCTACTCAGCAGGCCCCATCATCGATCACGTCCCTAATCTCAGCGAATCCGACAATATGAGCCGGCCTATGCTCCGCTATCTTGTTCATTTGCACATTTGCTGCCCGTCCAAGGGTCGATATTTCTTGTACAAAAGCATTCGCGTCGTTTTTGCCAACTGCGTGCCCGAGGGCAAAGAGAAATTGCGCAACGAGACGACATGGCCGGAGCCACGCTTTACACCGTACAAGCCCATCCGCGTTATGCACCCTCCCGTGTCGTCAACAGGACCGGCGGCTATGCTCGCAGCGGAGAAGGCTTTCAGGAGAAGAAGCTTGGGTATCTCCTTTGGCGGAGCGGCGAGCCGCGTTTCGTTCGATATACTAGATGGCTTGGACACCAACGTTCatgccggcaccggcaccgcgGGCGGAAACACGCTACCGATTGAGCCCATACCCTTCAGGCTCCCAACGCCTCATATGCGTGTAAGCAGCGACATCAGCGACTCCACAGCCATGACTGCAGCTGGCCTGCGTTCGCCTGAGTCGTCCTCGCACAGCCGGCCTTCAACAAAAGACTCGTCTGGTGCTGTCCCTTGGGGCGCTTCGCAATACGAGAAGCTCAACAAGGGCGATGCTGGCTACGGTGGCTACAGTTTCAACGGCAGTCCGACGGGCAGCGGTTCTCCGGTCGGCACAGAGGGTTTGTTGTCTCAGCGACTTCGTTCGCTTGGAGTGAAGACGAAGAAAGCACCGCAGGGCTCACAGGACGATTAA
- a CDS encoding DNA helicase (COG:S~EggNog:ENOG503NW6B) gives MLERTAASLESCNLQRVLPKASRPYKRGRRLHTGFWQHGASAIELFNIWPLPPPAAAATAAEAAGGDAGPARTSLIASAFLLDFLYPNGTYALLRRLYPSMPRPQDGRKAVGSSRRQNFTSSTFAVSSEPQAPAAGTEAPQTLPSHSHASSALDEGALQQAGTSHGMAGYVPDAEAPRRTASTSETQESASQETDTTSTPQFELGSKPQTLEELLSRPGEERFHDVWDLYSRQDDDQRQTLRHPVIIYLSRSTNIVEIGRVLSLFHQLPVDSWDNELQAAGVLALMRSGDVNLAIERFEAGSALKGLSGGIEYLISYLLENRQWPMLLKVWLDYFKAGTAEKGIKLRQLERVPDLWKPYLALERYIEIESSGKLRSINLHAKTRLGLSTLRRHLAEAALQPPCPPKQAAAILNIWADKEMYEDYFVHTIRRWRNGRESRNNLVALPDMYKTYRALTGAKPPVPLLRLLFELYFPTDVAGLEEVYRDWHRAWGDLDQWGFEKFLKFYAKAGDINAVKDLWARYVARYPDVLHSPRAFRSTMNVYAQTGDVAAAETEFRLMKEKYGVTPDIDTWNMLLKCYVRADDFTRVIQCFEEIDPALHPDSFTYAHVMTMASKRGDLETTLEFFNRSQKDRVPVSKEMAMALVMAYCFNNRITDAEIICSELAKRKATTTAVWNKLLYHNGVRGNLDKCYELLRAMKTHDIEWDSGTYEFLLEALVRVDQVHPAFHLLQKARKNKLFPVRPEHFTVVMTGALRTGDQALVETIESQMRQAGQPLSFKAHVALVDAAIRRHPRTMRTRKLGREIVQRLRAMLPVTVARGSRDVADEPPTNTPQGLMELRMQTRGIGRAIRLLVELREFATAEELINVYAEVFPKYRGEVAFPPVVAAALMLAYLKDEQFEHVYKMWQQTWASTLARSRRIHGGIYPAHEYDLDWALNVVVKAYREANDGHGLLDCVKQVTGAGFKLTHNNWNLVVQYLAETGQWEHAMEWCEDMLMPRWRGWTTEASDLQTRREFKSRRVLVASKATVLSLQKEWIKLRNVAAWSGRISHKLEQIELRCPRLHHAFLTSDFGNLPGKWTGARVEKSLSSATRELLRIFPYKEANAMKNYLDRELRRVENLLKQRRASRSGASTTASGDDDGDGATAQSSSLSSSPPLPPPGEDVTQTQAARQAELDIDRLNAVISEKTGNLQDAS, from the coding sequence ATGCTCGAAAGAACGGCCGCCAGCCTGGAATCGTGCAACCTCCAGCGCGTCCTGCCCAAGGCGAGCCGCCCGTATAAGCGAGGTAGACGCCTCCACACGGGCTTCTGGCAGCATGGTGCTTCGGCAATAGAGCTCTTCAATatctggccgctgccgccgcctgccgcggctgccACGGCTGCCGAGGCTGCGGGTGGCGATGCTGGGCCTGCCCGGACGAGCTTGATCGCCTCTGCGTTCCTGCTCGACTTTTTGTACCCAAACGGCACATATGCGCTTCTCCGACGGCTATATCCATCGATGCCACGGCCGCAGGACGGCAGAAAAGCGGTTGGCTCCTCACGAAGGCAAAATTTCACATCGTCAACCTTTGCCGTCAGTTCAGAACCCCAAGCGCCTGCCGCAGGAACCGAAGCGCCCCAGACTCTCCCCAGCCACTCGCACGCTTCTTCGGCCCTAGATGAAGGAGCTCTGCAACAAGCCGGGACGAGCCACGGAATGGCGGGATATGTCCCCGAtgcggaggcgccgcgccgaacagcctcgacctcggaAACACAAGAAAGCGCGTCACAAGAGACAGATACGACGAGCACCCCCCAATTCGAGCTCGGCTCGAAACCCCAGACGTTAGAGGAATTGCTCTCCCGGCCAGGTGAAGAACGATTCCACGATGTGTGGGATCTATACAGCAGGCAAGATGATGACCAGCGGCAAACCCTTCGGCACCCGGTCATCATCTATCTTTCGCGGTCCACGAACATTGTCGAAATCGGAAGGGTGTTGTCCCTGTTCCACCAATTGCCGGTGGACTCCTGGGACAACGAGCTGCAGGCTGCTGGAGTGCTCGCGCTCATGCGCTCCGGCGACGTCAACCTTGCCATTGAGCGGTTCGAGGCTGGCTCAGCGCTCAAAGGTCTTAGTGGCGGTATTGAATATCTCATCTCATATCTGCTTGAAAATCGCCAATGGCCGATGCTGTTGAAGGTTTGGCTGGACTACTTTAAGGCGGGCACCGCCGAGAAAGGTATCAAACTGCGCCAGCTTGAAAGGGTACCGGACCTCTGGAAGCCATATCTTGCCCTTGAACGATACATTGAGATCGAGTCTTCGGGTAAACTTCGTTCCATCAATCTCCATGCCAAAACCAGGCTGGGTTTGTCAACTCTACGACGACATTTAGCCGAGGCAGCGTTGCAaccgccctgcccgccaaaacaggccgccgccattctTAATATTTGGGCCGACAAGGAAATGTATGAGGACTATTTCGTGCATACGATACGCCGCTGGAGAAATGGGCGGGAGTCCAGAAACAACCTCGTTGCGCTACCAGATATGTATAAGACCTACCGAGCGCTGACAGGTGCGAAGCCACCTGTGCCGCTCCTTCGTCTCTTATTCGAACTCTACTTCCCGACGGACGTTGCTGGTCTTGAGGAGGTCTATCGTGACTGGCATCGTGCCTGGGGAGACCTCGACCAGTGGGGGTTCGAAAAGTTTCTCAAGTTCTACGCCAAAGCAGGAGACATCAACGCGGTCAAGGATCTGTGGGCGCGATATGTGGCTCGCTATCCCGACGTTTTACATTCTCCCCGGGCTTTCCGAAGCACCATGAATGTTTATGCGCAGACGGGGGACGTGGCtgcggccgagacggagtTTCGGCTGATGAAGGAGAAGTACGGAGTCACGCCAGACATTGACACATGGAACATGCTGTTGAAATGTTATGTACGGGCCGATGACTTCACTCGTGTCATCCAATGCTTTGAGGAGATTGATCCTGCCCTTCATCCGGATTCATTCACGTATGCCCAcgtgatgacgatggcatcAAAAAGAGGAGACCTCGAAACGACGTTAGAGTTCTTCAACCGCTCTCAAAAAGATCGCGTTCCAGTATCCAAAGAGATGGCAATGGCGCTCGTTATGGCGTATTGTTTTAACAATCGGATAACGGATGCCGAAATCATCTGCTCCGAGCTTGCCAAGCGCAAAGCGACAACCACGGCTGTATGGAACAAGCTTCTCTACCATAATGGGGTGCGTGGCAACCTTGACAAGTGCTACGAACTGCTCCGGGCGATGAAGACACACGATATTGAGTGGGATAGCGGGACATACGAATTTCTCCTCGAAGCCCTGGTGCGGGTCGACCAGGTACATCCGGCTTTTCATCTGCTACAGAAGGCACGTAAGAACAAGCTTTTCCCTGTTCGTCCCGAGCATTTCACGGTGGTGATGACCGGCGCTCTGCGCACCGGAGACCAGGCCCTCGTTGAGACCATCGAATCACAGATGCGGCAGGCTGGACAACCGCTGTCCTTCAAAGCCCACGTTGCGCTGGTGGATGCTGCTATCCGGCGGCACCCGAGAACAATGCGGACTCGCAAGCTGGGTAGAGAGATTGTCCAGCGCCTGCGGGCCATGCTCCCCGTGACTGTGGCGAGAGGCtcccgcgacgtcgccgacgaacCACCGACCAACACGCCTCAGGGGCTTATGGAACTGAGAATGCAGACACGCGGTATCGGACGGGCTATCAggctgctcgtcgagctccggGAATTCGCCACAGCCGAGGAGCTGATCAACGTGTACGCAGAGGTATTTCCAAAGTACCGAGGCGAGGTGGCGTTCCCGCCAGTGGTCGCTGCTGCCTTGATGTTGGCCTacctcaaggacgagcaATTCGAGCACGTTTACAAGATGTGGCAGCAGACCTGGGCCAGCACGCTGGCCAGGAGCCGACGGATACATGGCGGCATCTACCCGGCGCACGAGTATGATCTCGACTGGGCACTGAACGTGGTGGTCAAGGCCTACAGGGAGGCCAACGACGGGCATGGGCTGCTCGACTGTGTCAAACAGGTGACGGGTGCAGGGTTCAAGCTGACGCACAACAACTGGAACCTCGTGGTGCAGTACCTGGCCGAGACGGGCCAGTGGGAGCACGCCATGGAGTGGTGTGAGGACATGCTCATGCCCCGATGGCGCGGGTGGACGACCGAGGCCAGCGACCTTCAAACGCGTCGCGAATTCAAGAGCAGACGCGTGTTGGTGGCGTCCAAGGCCACTGTCCTCAGCCTCCAGAAAGAATGGATCAAGCTCCGCAACGTGGCCGCCTGGTCGGGCCGGATCTCCCACAAGCTGGAGCAGATAGAGCTTCGCTGCCCGAGGCTGCACCACGCGTTCCTCACCTCCGATTTCGGGAACCTACCCGGCAAGTGGACAGGAGCTCGCGTGGAAAAGAGcctcagcagcgccaccaggGAGTTGCTCCGCATCTTCCCATACAAGGAGGCCAATGCCATGAAGAACTACCTGGATCGGGAGctccgccgcgtcgagaACCTCTTGAAACAGCGGCGCGCCAGCCGTTCCGGCGCAAGTaccaccgccagcggcgacgacgacggcgacggcgccacggcccagTCTTCGTcgttatcgtcgtcgccaccactGCCCCCACCCGGAGAGGACGTGACGCAGACccaagccgcccgccaggccgAACTGGATATAGACCGCCTGAACGCTGTGATCtcggagaagacgggcaaTCTGCAGGATGCATCATGA
- a CDS encoding uncharacterized protein (EggNog:ENOG503PGKU): MARLPDVTPSFREPTVAVSLNAGDQELTRGRKRSRSVTRAEVKSLRSDESSNLRGRSPRRATSPFGLVSRNTSPSMLSSTTQLLRYNQFRNARREHCPSRTGSPADQRPFRRRQRTRSRSRGAGLEQDPRRSLDTLSSLRNEVLMVHRDEFANDGDK, from the coding sequence ATGGCTCGGCTTCCCGATGTTACCCCTTCCTTCCGCGAGCCGACTGTGGCCGTCTCTCTGAATGCCGGGGATCAGGAGCTCACCCGCGGCCGCAAGAGGTCTCGCAGCGTCACGCGGGCCGAGGTGAAGTCGCTCCGCTCCGACGAGTCGAGCAACCTACGTGGACGCTCGCCCCGGCGGGCAACGTCGCCGTTCGGGCTCGTATCCCGCAACACGTCTCCGTCAATGCTCTCGTCAACGACGCAACTCCTCCGCTACAACCAATTCcgcaacgcccgccgcgagcacTGCCCGTCACGCacgggctcgccggccgATCAGCGACCGttccgtcggcggcagcgcacacgcagccgcagccggggagccggcctcgagcaggACCCCCGTCGCTCCCTCGACACCTTGTCGAGCCTCAGAAACGAGGTACTGATGGTGCACCGCGACGAATTCGCAAACGACGGGGACAAATGA
- a CDS encoding uncharacterized protein (EggNog:ENOG503P6AU~COG:J): protein MSSTVSINPAAAHATMSFVTAAARTAFQSSRLRYVKMDEANEDIKAFMPQVEDDPVTQCLANPSLFRPQGKKEIDYSTQQFAKSLLGVAICLLPEEETKQNMDGNATSSNTSGNVATGDQTNGKKTGKTGTIVGIMCLGWGGIPAATAHHRNAQLGIVLADAYQGRGYGREAINWMLDWAFHHGGLHTVSLVTYSFNERGLHLYTDIGFHLEGRRRQVAWFDRKWYDELLFGMTEEEWERLRGLK, encoded by the coding sequence ATGTCGTCGACCGTGTCGATCAATCCCGCGGCCGCTCACGCGACCATGTCGTTCGtcaccgcggccgccaggACGGCCTTCCAGTCCAGCCGGCTCCGGTACGTCAAGATGGACGAAGCAAACGAAGACATCAAGGCCTTCATGCCCCAGGTGGAGGATGATCCAGTTACTCAGTGCTTAGCGAACCCGTCCCTTTTCCGGCCACAGGGGAAGAAGGAAATCGATTACTCAACACAGCAGTTTGCGAAGTCCTTGTTGGGCGTTGCGATTTGTCTTctgccggaggaggagacgaaGCAAAATATGGATGGAAATGCAACATCGTCCAACACCAGCGGCAATGTGGCCACCGGCGATCAAACCAAcggcaagaagacgggcaagaCAGGCACAATCGTTGGGATCATGTGTTTGGGATGGGGAGGCATCcctgcagcgacggcgcacCATCGCAATGCGCAATTGGGCATCGTCTTGGCCGATGCGTACCAGGGCCGTGGGTACGGGCGTGAAGCCATCAACTGGATGCTCGACTGGGCATTTCACCATGGCGGATTGCACACAGTCAGCCTCGTAACGTACTCTTTTAACGAGCGAGGGCTGCATCTCTACACCGATATCGGCTTCCATCTCgaaggacgacggcggcaagtgGCATGGTTCGACCGGAAATGgtacgacgagctgctgttTGGCATGACAGAAGAAGAATGGGAAAGACTAAGGGGTCTGAAGTAG
- a CDS encoding uncharacterized protein (TransMembrane:1 (n4-12c17/18o41-57i)) encodes MRRAVTTTSLFAPSSSSRNCHSPGGINDCFASSVNTIQRSLFGWTFDILLLFASIRSRRSTTARGYASSAAWGQQLPACCNPDRLALNPALSPPVKLSRAVSRRHRYVPASVMAERRRRSI; translated from the coding sequence ATGCGTCGAGCTGTCACAACCACATCACTGTTCGCGCCAtcaagctcgtcgcgcaaTTGTCACAGCCCTGGCGGCATAAATGATTGTTTCGCTTCTTCGGTGAATACTATTCAACGGTCCCTCTTTGGCTGGACATTTGACATCCTCCTCTTATTCGCCAGCATTCGATCCCGACGCAGCACGACAGCAAGAGGATacgcctcgtccgccgcctgGGGCCAGCAGCTTCCCGCTTGCTGCAACCCTGATCGACTTGCACTGAATcccgccctctccccccccgtCAAGCTGTCCCGAGCCGTGTCTCGCCGACATCGCTACGTGCCGGCCAGTGTTATGGCCGAGCGGAGACGTCGATCGATCTAG
- the lsb6 gene encoding 1-phosphatidylinositol 4-kinase (EggNog:ENOG503NW8X~COG:T) translates to MPRDRPATTGYERLAQADRFSDDSDDDHPLAESSASLQPASAPRYAPITQPRHRSGVASPKARPKFRRRVGSNSGVDIKAINARLERWADEIASRFKRGKGKHHLGEEDRLEIHHSVFQPPEGVRPATPEGLAETAGGDMTKSEFEAIVESVRSAIRQEIHPSMISQGSSGSYFARNPDGKIVGVFKPKDEEPYAAGNPKWNKWIHRNLFPCCFGRACLIPNLSYVSEAAAYVLDAQLRTNLVPYTDVVWLSSKSFHYPFWDRRSFYRKKKPLPPKPGSFQVFLKGFKDANVFLREHPWPDQYWSGFRTNDTHRHRRKRWTESCRPSTSGSPDEADSSDDEQSSSREEPSGPPRFAWTEPLKQSFREELEKLVILDYIMRNTDRGLDNWMVKVDWESGQVSLASEPVHLNMNPPSEGNGPRPVDASRMSPSPTSASYPYKRQKPMDASNSKPTGSSAQISIGAIDNSLSWPWKHPDAWRSFPFGWLFLPVDLIGRPFSQKTRDHFLPLLTSTAWWSQTQLALKKVFQMDEDFQERMFAKQIAVMKGQAWNVVEALKTSDHGPLELTRRARVCVWDDLVDVPVAVPMRVTSSELRRTTDMRQSMDEADIATSVPSSHVPVDDLLGLASAPVDMPRSGRFEMTSPIGEDAQSPTKSSVNPMDLGPSSGHAAGASITDQLAPQPRSTQSYQGPSRALNVYEPARSGGPRQQRRYSFATAAARRSSNSIAQHLHRGDSHEGYDGDDLEGDLGYAAAEGQMGNQRKVIVERLEAVKSRNPVFTWC, encoded by the exons ATGCCTCGCGAtcggcccgcgacgacgggttACGAGCGCCTTGCTCAGGCCGACCGCTTCAgcgacgactcggacgacgaccatCCCCTCGCCGAgtcctccgcctccctccaGCCCGCATCCGCGCCGCGCTATGCCCCCATTACGCAGCCTCGCCACAGGTCGGGCGTCGCCAGCCCCAAGGCCAGGCCCAAGTTTCGCCGGCGCGTGGGGAGCAACTCGGGCGTCGATatcaaggccatcaacgccCGCCTGGAGCGTTGGGCCGACGAAATTGCCTCCCGCTTCAAGCgtggcaagggcaagcaTCACCTGGGCGAAGAGGACCGTCTTGAGATCCACCATTCCGTCTTCCAGCCCCCCGAAGGAGTCCGCCCCGCCACGCCCGAGGGACTAGCTGAGACTGCCGGCGGTGACATGACCAAGTCCGAATTCGAGGCGATTGTGGAGAGCGTGCGCTCGGCCATCCGTCAGGAGATACACCCCAGCATGATCTCGCAAGGTAGCTCAGGCAGCTACTTTGCTCGGAACCCGGATGGCAAGATTGTCGGCGTATTCAagcccaaggacgaggagccaTATGCAGCTGGAAACCCCAAATGGAATAAATGGATACATAGGAACCTATTTCCTTGTTGCTTTGGGCGAGCCTG CCTTATCCCCAACTTGTCATACGTcagcgaagccgccgcctATGTACTCGACGCACAGCTCCGAACGAATCTCGTCCCGTATACCGACGTGGTCTGGCTGTCGTCCAAGTCCTTCCACTATCCTTTCTGGGACCGCCGCAGCTTCTACCGTAAGAAGAAGCCTCTCCCTCCGAAACCGGGAAGCTTTCAAGTGTTCCTCAAAGGCTTCAAGGACGCCAATGTCTTCCTGCGAGAGCACCCCTGGCCGGACCAATACTGGTCTGGCTTCCGAACGAACGATACACACCGGCACAGGCGTAAGAGGTGGACTGAAAGTTGCCGGCCCTCGACATCCGGGTCGCCGGACGAAGCCGAttccagcgacgacgagcagtCGAGCTCACGGGAGGAGCCTTCTGGGCCGCCACGCTTCGCCTGGACCGAGCCCTTGAAACAGTCGTTCCGAGAGGAActggagaagctcgtcatctTGGACTACATCATGCGTAACACGGATCGAGGTCTCGACAACTGGATGGTCAAGGTTGACTGGGAGTCCGGCCAGGTATCGCTGGCCTCTGAGCCCGTTCATTTGAACATGAACCCGCCGTCTGAAGGAAATGGGCCCCGACCAGTCGATGCTTCTCGAATGTCCCCTTCTCCGACGTCAGCATCGTATCCCTACAAGAGACAGAAGCCAATGGATGCATCAAACAGCAAGCCAACTGGTAGCAGTGCCCAGATATCCATAGGAGCCATTGATAACTCGCTGTCATGGCCCTGGAAACACCCAGATGCATGGCGCAG TTTCCCCTTTGGCTGGCTTTTTCTCCCCGTCGATCTCATCGGGCGCCCATTCTCGCAGAAGACAAGAGATCATTTCCTGCCACTCCTAACTTCCACTGCTTGGTGGAGCCAGACGCAATTAGCTCTCAAGAAAGTCTTCCAGATGGACGAGGACTTTCAGGAGCGCATGTTTGCCAAGCAAATTGCCGTCATGAAAGGCCAGGCGTGGAACGTCGTTGAGGCGCTCAAGACTTCGGACCACGGTCCGCTAGAACTCACTCGTCGGGCGAGGGTCTGCGTTTGggacgacctcgtcgacgtgcccgTGGCGGTGCCCATGCGGGTGACATCGTCGGAGCTGCGGCGGACCACGGACATGCGCCAGTccatggacgaggccgacatTGCCACTTCCGTTCCCAGCAGCCACGttcccgtcgacgacctcttgggcctcgccagcgccccTGTCGACATGCCGCGCTCCGGTCGCTTCGAAATGACCAGTCCTATAGGCGAGGACGCACAGTCGCCTACCAAAAGCTCCGTCAATCCAATGGACCTGGGCCCCAGCAGCGGTCACGCCGCAGGCGCGTCGATCACGGACCAGCTCGCACCGCAGCCTAGGAGCACGCAGAGCTACCAGGGTCCGTCGAGGGCCCTCAACGTCTACGAGCCGGCGCGCAGCGGCGGTcctcgccagcagcggcggtaCTCGTttgccacggccgccgcgcgccgcagtAGCAACTCCATCGCGCAGCACCTCCATCGCGGCGACTCGCACGAGGGgtacgacggcgacgatctCGAGGGCGATCTCGgctacgccgccgcggagggcCAGATGGGCAACCAGCGCAAGGTCATCGTGgagcggctcgaggccgtcaagagCCGGAACCCCGTCTTCACTTGGTGCTGA